The Fructilactobacillus myrtifloralis genome contains a region encoding:
- a CDS encoding MFS transporter → MSKETRRAIFIIIAANFIICLGWSLVIPVEPFIKNEYHLTAGEMGMMTSLFAFTQFLFSPLVGRLSDRVGRAPILTVGLFLFAFSQFIFALANSLLWFDLSRLIGGVAAAMVGTTSMALAADLSSERERARVIGWISAAFSGGLIIGPGIGGILANLSYKTPFWFAGVSGILAALVFIFGMPSHLKERSHGKLVDGVPLRTGSFKQLLNKSIITLFFMILVASFGLAGFESIYTLYVNQVFHFSLNQIALVLILNGIFSLFLQVVLFDRLVNWVGEIGLTRICFLVSMAGILWILVAHTAVEVIVATLLIFCAFDVLRPAITTLLTRFGKNNQGLINGVNMSLTSIGNIAGPIFAGTLMDQNPSLPYLIVAIIMFCSALITWVVSYEMKQQRSTQ, encoded by the coding sequence ATGAGTAAGGAAACCAGACGCGCGATTTTCATAATTATCGCGGCCAATTTTATTATTTGTTTAGGGTGGAGTTTAGTTATTCCGGTCGAACCCTTCATCAAAAATGAATATCATTTAACGGCGGGAGAAATGGGCATGATGACGTCCCTATTTGCGTTTACCCAATTTCTCTTTTCACCACTCGTCGGGCGCCTCTCCGACCGAGTTGGCCGGGCGCCAATTTTAACGGTCGGTCTGTTTCTCTTTGCCTTTTCCCAGTTTATCTTTGCTCTCGCCAACTCACTGTTGTGGTTTGACCTTTCCCGGCTAATCGGTGGGGTGGCCGCAGCAATGGTGGGAACGACCTCCATGGCCCTTGCGGCTGATTTGTCCAGCGAACGGGAACGGGCGCGGGTAATTGGCTGGATCTCCGCCGCCTTTAGCGGAGGGCTCATCATTGGACCCGGGATCGGGGGCATCCTTGCCAATTTAAGTTATAAGACGCCCTTCTGGTTTGCCGGAGTCTCTGGAATCTTGGCAGCCCTAGTCTTTATCTTTGGAATGCCCAGCCACCTCAAAGAACGCAGCCACGGCAAGCTGGTTGATGGCGTGCCCCTCCGTACCGGTAGCTTCAAACAACTTTTAAATAAGTCGATCATTACCCTCTTTTTCATGATTCTAGTGGCCTCCTTTGGGTTAGCCGGGTTTGAAAGCATCTATACCCTCTACGTCAACCAGGTCTTCCACTTCTCACTCAATCAAATCGCCCTCGTGTTAATTCTCAATGGAATTTTCTCCCTCTTTTTACAGGTAGTCCTCTTTGACCGCCTGGTTAACTGGGTCGGAGAGATTGGCCTAACGCGCATCTGTTTTTTAGTCAGCATGGCCGGGATTCTCTGGATCCTCGTTGCCCACACGGCGGTGGAAGTGATTGTCGCCACCCTGCTAATCTTCTGTGCCTTTGACGTTCTCCGACCTGCGATTACCACATTGTTGACGCGCTTTGGAAAGAACAATCAGGGGCTGATCAACGGGGTGAACATGTCTCTAACCAGCATTGGAAACATCGCCGGCCCCATCTTTGCGGGAACCCTCATGGATCAAAATCCGAGTCTGCCCTACCTGATCGTTGCGATCATCATGTTCTGTTCGGCGCTGATTACTTGGGTAGTTAGTTACGAAATGAAACAACAACGGTCCACGCAATGA
- a CDS encoding YibE/F family protein, with protein sequence MSTISALVLVLLGAMLLAGGKQGLVSFLGLLFNFAVVFLSVVLISWGIPYLIVTLCNAVIILVVSIYFGNQQGRNADIAFLTSIIVVGLVILLIIPIEHWAQVQGFGVENTEDLEGLSLQLGVRFLDVSCAMTILSCLGAVAEAAVAVATGLVELEDHDATISDQQLIRTGMRVGQEIVGTAFNTLFFGFYGELLGLFIWFARLHYTLGMIINDKIFVAELIMTIISAIGVILTIPVTIGVVLYRKRHQVKD encoded by the coding sequence ATGAGTACGATTAGTGCCCTAGTGTTGGTATTACTGGGAGCGATGTTACTAGCTGGTGGTAAACAGGGGCTAGTTTCGTTTCTCGGGTTGCTGTTTAACTTTGCGGTGGTCTTTTTATCCGTAGTCTTGATTTCCTGGGGGATTCCTTACCTGATTGTGACGTTGTGTAATGCGGTGATTATCCTCGTAGTTTCCATTTACTTTGGTAATCAACAGGGGCGCAATGCTGACATTGCGTTTTTGACGTCCATCATCGTGGTTGGCTTAGTAATTTTATTGATCATTCCGATTGAACACTGGGCCCAGGTGCAGGGTTTTGGAGTCGAAAATACGGAAGACTTGGAAGGACTATCCCTGCAACTAGGGGTCCGGTTTCTAGATGTTTCCTGTGCGATGACGATTTTGAGCTGTCTAGGGGCGGTAGCAGAGGCCGCTGTGGCGGTTGCGACCGGGTTAGTCGAACTGGAGGATCACGATGCCACGATTAGTGACCAGCAGTTGATTCGCACTGGAATGCGCGTTGGCCAAGAAATCGTGGGGACGGCCTTTAATACCCTGTTCTTTGGGTTTTACGGGGAACTTCTAGGCCTCTTTATCTGGTTTGCCCGGTTGCACTACACGCTGGGGATGATTATCAACGACAAAATTTTTGTCGCGGAACTAATCATGACAATCATTTCCGCTATCGGGGTAATCTTGACGATTCCCGTTACGATTGGCGTGGTACTTTACCGCAAACGACACCAGGTTAAGGACTAA
- a CDS encoding sulfite exporter TauE/SafE family protein: MILQFIFLLAAGIVAGLMATIAGLASIASYPALLLVGIPPVIANVTNTVSLIFTGVGAIPASLKELHGQWRRALGYTILAVIGSVSGSALLLVAPASTFEKVVPFFILVAGIMLLLSGRGKELKEEERLQREAMHPTRHKVLTLASYLGIVLVGGYLGYFGAAGGVVLLAILAVITRESFAKYNAVKNVMTFACNICSSAYFIMTTTVAWHAVLPLGIGLLIGGYCGPLIVRRVNIKVLRFLIAIAAFLLAADLFVKAYF; the protein is encoded by the coding sequence ATGATTTTACAGTTTATTTTCTTATTAGCCGCGGGGATTGTAGCGGGCTTAATGGCCACCATTGCGGGGCTCGCTTCAATCGCATCTTATCCGGCGCTATTATTAGTTGGGATTCCGCCCGTAATTGCGAACGTGACGAATACGGTTTCCCTCATTTTTACCGGGGTGGGCGCCATTCCAGCGTCCCTAAAGGAACTGCACGGTCAGTGGCGCCGGGCGCTTGGGTATACCATCCTAGCGGTGATTGGAAGTGTGAGTGGGAGTGCCCTCCTATTGGTTGCCCCGGCATCGACCTTTGAAAAGGTCGTGCCCTTCTTCATCCTGGTAGCCGGAATTATGTTATTACTTTCCGGTCGGGGGAAGGAACTTAAGGAAGAAGAACGCTTGCAACGAGAAGCAATGCATCCTACCCGCCATAAAGTGCTTACGTTAGCTAGTTACCTAGGGATTGTCCTGGTAGGTGGTTATCTAGGTTACTTTGGAGCTGCCGGTGGGGTAGTGTTATTAGCAATTTTAGCGGTGATTACCCGGGAAAGCTTTGCCAAGTACAATGCCGTCAAAAACGTGATGACGTTTGCTTGTAACATTTGTTCGTCAGCGTACTTTATCATGACCACGACGGTGGCTTGGCATGCCGTTTTACCGTTGGGAATTGGCTTGCTAATCGGAGGTTACTGCGGACCGTTGATTGTGCGGCGTGTCAACATTAAGGTTCTCCGGTTCCTAATTGCGATTGCAGCATTCTTACTCGCTGCGGACCTATTTGTCAAGGCTTATTTTTAA
- the spxB gene encoding pyruvate oxidase: MKDVNKVPAAVAMLKVLEAYGVKDVYGYPGGSINSTLHALDVEKENINYVQIRHEQVGALAAAAHAKLTGHIGVAFGSAGPGAVNLLNGLYDAKEDKVPVLALVGQVPHTNMNYDYFQEFPEVPMFEDVSVYDRVVMSPESLPHVVDQAIHAAYAHKGVAVVVIPNDFGFAEIPDVRYDSASATYEKPAPQPVATDDEVAQFLAMVKEAKRPVIHVGRGIKAGGDQLIELSKRLQIPLIMDGLAQGYVNEAYEGNLGTANRAASKPADEILATADLVIAIGGDFAFAHSVYASHEFKYIQVDNQTVQLGRHHVPDLAIWSDATQFVEKAIAQSEAVPARPFFKAAVANMQNWKAYIQKMMDSDADSLSPAQVYKQINRISEPDAVYSVDVGDNIISTFRYLNLTDRTKWVISALFATMGSGVPGAIAAKLDEPDKQVFNIAGDGALSMVMQDLVTEVKYQLPIINIVTQNGDLSFIKGEQEDLAMPYFGLDLQPQDFAMIAKGMGLDAVRVTNYVELPAAFDQAVAAVKAGRPFLLDVMINDHRALPVEDLVVKIQDGKVVETVSPNFRKDKGDQQQYSLADFFAIYDGEDLQPLQHYFDEYQVEL; the protein is encoded by the coding sequence ATGAAAGATGTAAACAAAGTTCCTGCTGCAGTGGCAATGCTGAAGGTCTTAGAGGCTTACGGTGTGAAAGATGTGTATGGTTACCCAGGTGGGTCCATCAACTCGACGCTGCACGCCCTAGACGTTGAAAAAGAGAACATTAACTACGTTCAGATTCGTCACGAACAGGTGGGTGCGCTCGCAGCGGCCGCTCATGCGAAGCTAACTGGTCACATTGGTGTGGCCTTTGGGTCCGCTGGTCCCGGAGCAGTTAACCTGTTAAACGGATTGTACGATGCAAAGGAAGATAAAGTGCCGGTGTTAGCACTGGTAGGTCAAGTTCCGCATACGAACATGAACTATGACTACTTCCAAGAATTTCCAGAAGTGCCCATGTTTGAAGACGTTTCGGTTTACGATCGAGTAGTAATGAGTCCCGAAAGTTTACCGCACGTGGTAGACCAAGCAATTCACGCGGCCTACGCGCACAAAGGGGTTGCCGTAGTGGTAATTCCAAATGACTTTGGGTTCGCCGAAATTCCGGATGTACGTTACGATTCCGCTTCAGCAACTTACGAGAAACCGGCCCCGCAACCAGTTGCGACTGATGACGAAGTCGCCCAATTCTTAGCCATGGTAAAGGAAGCTAAGCGCCCGGTAATTCACGTTGGTCGCGGAATTAAGGCTGGTGGGGATCAGTTGATTGAACTATCCAAACGGTTACAAATTCCTCTTATTATGGATGGGTTAGCCCAAGGATATGTTAACGAAGCCTACGAAGGGAACCTAGGCACAGCGAACCGAGCTGCTTCGAAGCCAGCGGATGAAATTTTAGCTACTGCTGACCTCGTAATTGCCATTGGTGGTGACTTTGCCTTCGCCCACAGCGTTTACGCTAGTCACGAATTTAAGTACATTCAAGTTGATAATCAGACGGTTCAACTAGGTCGCCACCACGTTCCGGATTTGGCCATCTGGTCAGATGCGACGCAGTTTGTGGAAAAGGCAATTGCGCAGTCAGAAGCAGTTCCAGCGCGGCCGTTCTTTAAGGCCGCCGTTGCGAACATGCAAAACTGGAAGGCTTACATTCAGAAAATGATGGATAGTGACGCCGACAGTTTGAGTCCAGCACAGGTTTACAAGCAAATTAACCGGATTTCAGAACCAGACGCTGTCTACTCCGTTGACGTTGGTGATAACATCATCAGTACCTTTAGATACTTAAACCTCACGGATCGTACAAAGTGGGTCATTTCCGCTCTGTTTGCTACGATGGGTTCCGGAGTTCCCGGAGCCATCGCAGCTAAGTTAGACGAACCGGACAAGCAAGTCTTTAACATTGCCGGAGACGGAGCGCTGTCCATGGTAATGCAAGACTTGGTTACAGAAGTTAAGTACCAGTTACCAATCATTAACATCGTGACCCAAAATGGAGATTTGAGCTTCATTAAAGGGGAGCAAGAAGACCTAGCAATGCCATACTTCGGCCTGGATTTGCAACCCCAAGACTTTGCAATGATTGCCAAGGGAATGGGCTTAGATGCCGTTCGGGTTACGAACTATGTAGAGTTACCGGCGGCCTTTGATCAAGCCGTTGCAGCTGTTAAAGCAGGACGTCCGTTCTTGCTGGATGTAATGATTAACGACCACCGGGCCCTTCCTGTGGAAGACTTAGTGGTTAAGATCCAAGATGGTAAGGTAGTCGAAACGGTTAGCCCGAACTTCCGCAAGGATAAAGGGGACCAACAGCAGTATAGTTTGGCCGACTTCTTTGCGATTTATGATGGTGAAGACTTACAACCACTGCAACACTACTTTGATGAATACCAAGTAGAACTGTAA
- a CDS encoding M1 family metallopeptidase yields the protein MAGIERFYPLFQPEHYDLFIDVNREQKTITGTTKIRGNASQAKIAVNQKDLQVSQVRANGNPVPFTTDDEAEAIRIELPAAGAVELELDYQAPLTDTMMGIYPSYYEVAGEKKQVVGTQFETTFARQAFPSIDEPEAKATFSLALKFDEHPGETVLANMPEERVENGVHYFAQTLKMSTYLVAFAFGDLQSKMTTTKSGVEVGVFATKAHQPKELDFALDIAKRAIEFYEDFYQTPYPLPHSWQLALPDFSAGAMENWGLITYREALLLLDPDNTPLETKEVVATVITHELAHQWFGDLVTMKWWDDLWLNESFANMMEYVAVDALQPDWHVWEMFQTSEVPMALSRDATDGVQSVHVAVNNPAEIDALFDGAIVYAKGARMLVMVRALLGDDALRKGLRQYFVAHQYGNAEGKDLWQALGDASGLEIGKIMNSWLEQPGYPVVSATVTDDGQLTLRQQQFFIGGGTDKGRQWQIPLDSNYAAAPQIMDKPELKLGDYKSLRKQAGIPFRVNVGNNSHVVVQYDPELLADILEDVETLTPIDQRQILQDLRLLASAQRIDYARLIPLLQQFAESESAIVNAELYAVANSLKMFVTPGSPAEQELREFFGKLVQANVNRLGLLPRTGESNDDQKVRPIVFNAALYAQLPDIIEQAHTIFTDHHAGLVSLPADVRALILKNEVQNYGSADLFDQLLTDYTTTNDVNYREDLAAAVPNVADPQLAERLVSQFKNADVIKPQDLRAWYRGLLANELNQQVAWDWIRNNWDWLEATVGGDMEFATFITVTARIFHTPERLAEFKAFFEPKLETPGLEREIKMDTRTISGKVDLIAGEQAAVLKELTRNV from the coding sequence ATGGCAGGAATTGAACGGTTTTATCCCCTGTTTCAACCGGAACACTATGATTTATTCATTGATGTTAACCGGGAACAGAAAACAATTACGGGAACCACGAAGATTCGTGGGAATGCTAGTCAAGCCAAGATTGCGGTTAACCAAAAGGATTTACAGGTTAGTCAGGTTCGGGCCAACGGCAATCCGGTTCCCTTTACAACTGATGATGAGGCAGAAGCAATCCGCATTGAGTTACCGGCTGCAGGAGCAGTTGAACTCGAACTGGACTACCAAGCCCCGTTGACTGATACCATGATGGGTATTTACCCTTCTTACTATGAAGTAGCGGGAGAAAAGAAGCAGGTGGTTGGAACCCAGTTTGAAACCACGTTTGCCCGGCAGGCCTTTCCTAGTATCGACGAGCCAGAAGCTAAAGCGACGTTTAGTTTGGCACTGAAATTTGACGAACACCCGGGAGAAACGGTGTTGGCCAACATGCCAGAGGAACGGGTTGAAAATGGGGTGCACTACTTTGCCCAGACCCTGAAAATGTCGACCTACTTAGTGGCATTTGCCTTTGGAGATCTCCAGAGTAAGATGACGACCACTAAGAGTGGAGTCGAAGTCGGCGTTTTTGCTACCAAGGCTCACCAACCGAAGGAACTCGACTTTGCCCTAGACATTGCGAAGCGCGCCATCGAGTTTTATGAAGACTTCTACCAAACTCCTTATCCGTTGCCACATTCTTGGCAGCTTGCACTTCCTGACTTTTCGGCTGGGGCAATGGAAAACTGGGGGTTAATTACCTACCGAGAAGCACTGTTATTACTGGATCCTGACAATACCCCGTTAGAAACGAAGGAAGTCGTGGCGACGGTTATTACCCACGAACTGGCTCACCAATGGTTTGGGGACCTAGTGACCATGAAATGGTGGGATGATTTGTGGTTAAACGAAAGTTTTGCCAACATGATGGAATACGTGGCCGTTGATGCCCTTCAGCCCGATTGGCACGTGTGGGAAATGTTTCAGACGTCCGAAGTTCCCATGGCCCTATCACGGGACGCTACGGATGGAGTTCAGTCAGTGCACGTAGCCGTAAATAATCCAGCGGAGATTGACGCGCTCTTTGACGGGGCAATTGTCTACGCCAAGGGAGCTCGGATGTTAGTAATGGTACGGGCCTTGTTAGGGGACGATGCCTTACGGAAGGGGCTGCGCCAGTACTTTGTTGCGCACCAGTATGGAAACGCCGAGGGGAAGGATTTGTGGCAAGCTCTCGGGGATGCTTCTGGTTTAGAGATTGGGAAGATCATGAATTCATGGTTGGAACAACCCGGTTACCCAGTGGTTTCTGCGACCGTGACGGATGATGGCCAGTTAACCTTACGGCAACAACAATTCTTTATCGGAGGCGGAACGGACAAGGGCCGGCAATGGCAGATTCCGTTAGATAGTAACTACGCGGCAGCGCCTCAAATTATGGATAAACCAGAGCTAAAACTTGGTGATTACAAGTCCTTGCGAAAGCAAGCAGGAATCCCGTTCCGAGTAAACGTTGGTAACAACTCCCACGTAGTTGTGCAATATGATCCAGAGTTATTGGCCGACATTCTAGAGGACGTTGAAACGTTAACGCCGATTGATCAACGGCAAATTTTACAGGACCTGCGCCTGTTAGCTAGTGCCCAACGGATTGATTACGCACGGTTAATTCCGTTGCTTCAACAGTTTGCAGAGAGTGAATCGGCGATTGTGAATGCCGAACTCTATGCCGTTGCAAACTCACTGAAGATGTTTGTAACGCCTGGTTCTCCTGCTGAACAAGAGCTACGCGAGTTCTTTGGCAAGTTAGTGCAAGCTAACGTGAACCGGTTAGGGTTACTACCACGAACTGGCGAGTCGAATGATGATCAAAAGGTCCGGCCGATTGTATTTAATGCGGCTCTGTACGCGCAATTACCGGATATCATTGAACAAGCCCACACCATTTTCACTGACCACCACGCGGGCTTGGTTTCTCTGCCAGCGGACGTTCGGGCTTTGATTTTAAAGAATGAAGTGCAAAATTATGGTAGTGCGGACCTCTTTGACCAGTTGTTGACGGATTACACCACAACGAATGACGTTAACTACCGAGAAGATTTAGCAGCTGCAGTTCCTAATGTAGCTGATCCGCAGTTAGCCGAACGGCTCGTTTCGCAATTTAAGAATGCGGATGTCATTAAACCCCAAGATTTACGGGCATGGTACCGTGGCTTACTTGCTAATGAGTTAAACCAACAGGTAGCGTGGGATTGGATTCGGAATAATTGGGATTGGCTCGAAGCAACTGTCGGTGGAGATATGGAATTTGCGACTTTCATTACGGTGACAGCCCGGATTTTCCACACCCCAGAGCGACTAGCAGAATTTAAAGCGTTCTTTGAACCAAAATTGGAAACACCGGGATTAGAACGAGAAATTAAGATGGATACGCGGACAATCTCCGGGAAGGTTGATTTGATTGCCGGGGAACAAGCTGCGGTCTTAAAAGAACTTACGCGCAATGTTTAA